The proteins below come from a single Chryseobacterium capnotolerans genomic window:
- a CDS encoding type I polyketide synthase: MIGQIATMHNKVLTLEELHQNVSINNYEYIQNAELSELPTSSEKPLDIAIVGMECIFPGAKNLDEFWRNIILGKDSVTEVPDERWNKDLYYKPDSDEADVSHSKWGGFIPKIDFDPLAFGIPPQSLAAIEPTQLLTLLVAKRAMEDAGYGEKHINRENISVIIGAEGGNDLANSYSFRGYYKQVFGELHEEVKEAFPHTTEDSFPGILANVIAGRITNRLDLGGRNFTVDAACASSLAALDLACQELVLGKSDMVLAGGADLHNGINDYLMFSSTHALSRKGRCATFDSEADGIALGEGIAILVLKRYEDAINDGDRIYSVIKGVGGSSDGKALGLTAPRKVGQVRALERAYTQAGISAASVGLVEAHGTGTVVGDKTELSALTNLFSRSGALPGQTHLGSVKTQIGHTKCAAGLAGLIKASLAVYHGVKPPTLHLKQPNAYYNAQTSPFSFHAETGLWTEKNRYAGISAFGFGGTNFHTVIANHPKKDDSIAMQSWPSELFVFRGNTYEEAKGQSSQIKTLLEINDEIPLKDIAYSLSIHSEKPIQFSIVADTAVDLMMKIELVLLGIETKDTFTVSKKEGKVAFTFPGQGSQRINMARDLFVVFPAMRQIIDNYPELEKVVFPSTTFNEADLKKQKETIKDTRLAQPLLGIVDLALAKFLESLGIIPDMLAGHSYGELPALCFSGAFGEDKLVDLSIQRAQSILNSVEGGDPGSMLAASATHERLQPIIAKVEGCYPVNFNAPTQCVIAGSTPAINKLLEVLKQEGISAKKLEVACAFHSPLLAKSKGLYADVLKDVPFQEMQIPVWSNTTANVYPSNPSDIKERLTDHLVQPVRFVEQMQAMYNDGARIFIEVGPGKVLTGLAKSCLEKDQLTLYVEDSSRNKFTHLLCMLAQYLGTGRSFNIEKLFDGRFVQLVDINQPELYKKSPAIWRVNGQAAHPTTGSLPANGALPIINPIPMNNFTTHNTQAPAPEGLSTAERMLQEYLNSMKLMIQAQRDVMLSFMGQNPQVNPMPVYNTPIQTPSPERTIPVQQVQQATVAVAATAVAVKAAPTRDIKALLLQVVSDKTGYPQEMLGMEMDLEADLSIDSIKRVEIIGTLRSELGTLANGNTNEDMVMEQLAAIKTLSGLVSWLTEFSGAEATTAPEKNGTAAEAVSTPQAKSALSLEDLQNGILNIVSEKTGYPKEMLGLDLDLEADLSIDSIKRMEIIADLKNKIGFGENLEQADDVMEKLAAIKTLRGLASWINEMSGDTTETKNEVKEEVTSEPTNNVLSRLRFDITPTDASSVQNTEVLQGKRFAITQDDSKQTSAIKTELEKHGAIVELVDADKDLSHVDGLIMLDLFSATDKPSIIDHVDLIKKLDFDKAKWVYLISDIAAHIQEVTDVSVLRHHQGYPGLFKSLAREFDHTTCRFISLSTPQEVDQIAEITLKEILTNDKPAEVIYKNEQRHKVDIIPSPLSTSLNEAHIHLDQKSVVLVLGGAQGITAELVKHMSQAYPCTYILVGRSADPRNEASAKEFEGMKTKEEIRAYLIKSGKFTSPAEIEKETTKIYKNNQILRTIRDMEALGNTIIYQSLDLCDEEGLSNLISGIYEKYNRLDGVIHGAGLLEDKLFKQKTTSSFGRVFDTKVKPLRVLAEQLRTDCQFVVLFSSIASVYGNKGQTDYAAANSVLDDYANALNKRLKGKVISINWGPWKGAGMVSSTLESEYERRGISMIPLDEGKEIFLNEIKYGTESQVLIMSGNNW; encoded by the coding sequence ATGATCGGGCAGATTGCAACGATGCACAACAAGGTCCTTACCCTTGAAGAACTTCACCAAAACGTTAGTATCAACAACTACGAATATATTCAAAACGCTGAATTATCAGAATTACCAACATCCAGCGAAAAGCCATTAGACATCGCTATCGTAGGAATGGAATGTATTTTCCCGGGTGCTAAAAATCTGGATGAATTCTGGAGAAATATCATTTTAGGAAAAGACAGTGTTACTGAAGTTCCGGACGAAAGATGGAATAAAGATCTTTATTACAAACCGGATTCAGACGAAGCGGATGTATCGCATTCAAAATGGGGTGGTTTCATTCCAAAAATTGATTTTGATCCTCTAGCATTCGGAATTCCACCACAATCGCTTGCCGCTATTGAGCCTACCCAATTACTTACCCTATTGGTAGCAAAACGTGCGATGGAAGATGCTGGATATGGCGAAAAACATATTAACAGAGAAAACATCTCTGTAATCATAGGAGCTGAAGGTGGTAACGACCTTGCCAACAGCTATAGTTTCAGAGGATATTATAAACAGGTCTTCGGAGAACTTCACGAAGAAGTAAAAGAGGCTTTTCCGCATACTACAGAGGATTCTTTCCCTGGTATTTTGGCCAATGTGATCGCAGGTAGGATTACGAACCGTCTGGATTTAGGGGGAAGAAATTTCACCGTAGATGCAGCATGTGCTTCGTCTTTAGCAGCTTTAGATCTGGCTTGTCAGGAACTTGTATTAGGTAAATCTGATATGGTTCTTGCCGGAGGTGCAGATTTACATAACGGGATCAACGATTACCTGATGTTCTCCAGCACCCACGCCCTTTCCAGAAAAGGAAGATGTGCAACTTTTGACAGTGAAGCAGACGGAATTGCCCTTGGAGAAGGAATTGCTATCCTTGTATTAAAGAGATATGAAGATGCGATCAACGATGGTGACCGTATTTACTCTGTCATCAAAGGAGTTGGCGGATCCAGTGATGGAAAAGCTCTTGGATTAACTGCACCTAGAAAAGTAGGTCAGGTAAGAGCATTAGAACGTGCTTATACTCAGGCTGGAATCAGTGCTGCCTCTGTAGGATTAGTAGAGGCTCACGGTACCGGAACTGTGGTTGGAGACAAAACAGAATTAAGTGCTTTAACCAACTTATTCAGCCGTTCAGGGGCATTACCTGGACAGACTCATTTAGGCTCTGTGAAAACTCAGATCGGACATACTAAATGTGCTGCAGGATTAGCAGGTTTAATCAAAGCTTCTCTGGCAGTGTATCACGGGGTAAAACCTCCTACTCTTCACCTGAAGCAGCCTAATGCTTATTATAACGCACAAACCAGCCCATTCTCTTTCCATGCGGAAACAGGATTATGGACTGAAAAGAATCGTTATGCAGGAATCAGTGCTTTTGGATTCGGAGGAACAAATTTCCACACTGTAATTGCTAACCATCCGAAAAAAGATGACTCAATTGCGATGCAGTCCTGGCCTTCAGAATTATTTGTATTCCGTGGGAATACTTATGAAGAAGCCAAAGGACAATCAAGCCAGATCAAAACATTATTGGAAATCAATGATGAGATTCCATTAAAAGATATTGCGTACAGTTTAAGCATCCATTCAGAAAAGCCAATTCAGTTCAGTATCGTAGCTGATACCGCTGTAGATCTGATGATGAAAATTGAATTAGTACTGCTTGGGATAGAGACTAAAGATACTTTCACTGTCAGTAAAAAAGAAGGTAAAGTAGCCTTTACATTCCCTGGGCAAGGAAGCCAGAGAATCAATATGGCTCGTGATCTGTTCGTAGTCTTCCCGGCTATGCGTCAGATTATTGACAATTATCCTGAGCTTGAAAAAGTAGTTTTCCCTTCTACAACATTCAATGAAGCGGATTTAAAGAAACAAAAAGAAACTATAAAAGATACCCGTTTAGCACAACCGCTTTTAGGAATCGTTGATCTTGCATTGGCTAAATTCTTAGAATCATTGGGAATCATTCCTGATATGCTGGCTGGTCATAGCTATGGTGAATTACCAGCTTTATGTTTCTCAGGCGCATTTGGAGAAGATAAATTAGTTGATTTAAGCATCCAGAGAGCTCAATCAATATTAAATTCTGTAGAAGGTGGTGATCCGGGTTCTATGTTAGCTGCAAGTGCCACTCATGAACGTTTACAGCCGATCATTGCTAAAGTGGAAGGATGCTATCCTGTTAACTTCAACGCGCCTACTCAGTGTGTTATCGCAGGAAGTACTCCAGCGATTAATAAACTATTGGAAGTTCTTAAACAGGAAGGTATCTCTGCTAAGAAACTTGAAGTTGCCTGTGCATTCCACAGCCCATTATTGGCAAAATCTAAAGGTTTATATGCTGATGTATTAAAAGACGTTCCTTTCCAGGAAATGCAGATCCCTGTATGGTCTAACACAACAGCAAACGTATATCCTTCGAATCCTTCAGATATCAAAGAAAGATTGACTGATCACCTGGTACAGCCGGTAAGATTCGTTGAGCAGATGCAGGCGATGTATAACGATGGAGCAAGAATCTTCATTGAGGTAGGACCTGGAAAAGTCCTTACAGGATTGGCAAAATCATGTCTTGAAAAAGACCAGTTGACTTTATATGTTGAAGACAGCAGCCGTAACAAGTTTACTCATTTATTGTGCATGTTGGCTCAGTATTTAGGAACAGGGCGCAGCTTCAATATTGAGAAACTTTTCGATGGCCGTTTCGTTCAGCTTGTTGATATCAATCAGCCTGAATTGTACAAGAAAAGCCCTGCCATCTGGCGTGTTAACGGACAGGCTGCACATCCGACAACAGGTTCACTGCCTGCTAATGGTGCACTCCCTATCATAAATCCTATTCCTATGAACAATTTTACGACTCACAATACGCAAGCTCCTGCACCGGAAGGCCTATCTACGGCAGAACGTATGCTGCAGGAATATTTAAACAGTATGAAATTAATGATACAGGCACAACGTGATGTGATGCTTTCCTTTATGGGACAGAATCCTCAGGTGAACCCAATGCCTGTTTATAATACACCAATCCAGACTCCTTCTCCTGAACGTACAATCCCTGTACAACAAGTTCAACAGGCAACTGTTGCAGTAGCAGCTACTGCCGTTGCTGTAAAAGCTGCTCCAACAAGAGATATCAAAGCTTTATTACTACAGGTTGTAAGTGATAAAACAGGATATCCTCAGGAAATGCTGGGAATGGAAATGGACCTTGAAGCTGACTTGAGTATCGACTCTATCAAAAGAGTGGAAATCATCGGAACACTTCGCAGCGAGTTAGGCACATTAGCTAACGGAAACACCAATGAAGATATGGTGATGGAACAATTGGCTGCTATCAAAACTCTAAGCGGATTAGTATCATGGCTTACTGAATTCTCAGGAGCTGAAGCTACAACCGCTCCTGAAAAAAACGGAACAGCTGCTGAAGCGGTTTCAACACCACAGGCTAAGTCTGCTTTATCATTAGAAGACCTTCAAAACGGTATTTTAAATATCGTAAGCGAGAAAACAGGATATCCGAAAGAAATGCTAGGATTAGACTTAGATTTAGAAGCAGACCTTAGTATTGATTCCATCAAGCGTATGGAAATCATTGCAGATCTTAAAAACAAGATCGGTTTCGGAGAAAATCTTGAGCAGGCAGATGATGTGATGGAAAAACTTGCAGCTATTAAAACCCTTCGTGGATTGGCAAGCTGGATCAATGAAATGAGCGGTGACACTACTGAAACAAAAAACGAAGTAAAGGAAGAAGTAACTTCTGAACCTACCAACAATGTATTATCACGTCTTCGTTTTGACATTACCCCTACAGATGCTTCTTCAGTACAAAATACAGAAGTTCTTCAGGGAAAACGTTTCGCCATCACTCAGGATGATAGTAAACAAACCTCAGCGATTAAAACTGAGTTGGAAAAACACGGAGCTATCGTAGAATTGGTAGACGCAGACAAGGATCTATCCCATGTTGATGGATTAATTATGCTAGATCTGTTCTCAGCAACAGATAAGCCAAGCATCATCGATCATGTTGATTTGATTAAAAAACTTGATTTTGATAAAGCAAAATGGGTGTATTTAATCTCTGATATTGCAGCTCATATTCAGGAAGTAACTGATGTAAGTGTTTTACGTCATCATCAAGGGTATCCGGGACTTTTCAAGAGCTTGGCGAGAGAATTCGATCACACAACTTGCAGATTCATCAGCTTAAGCACTCCCCAAGAAGTAGATCAGATCGCTGAAATCACTTTAAAGGAAATCTTAACCAACGATAAACCTGCTGAAGTGATCTATAAAAACGAGCAAAGACATAAGGTAGACATTATCCCTTCCCCATTGTCCACAAGTTTAAATGAAGCACACATTCATTTAGATCAGAAATCAGTGGTATTGGTACTTGGAGGCGCACAGGGAATCACTGCAGAATTGGTGAAACATATGTCTCAAGCATATCCATGTACTTATATTTTAGTTGGAAGATCAGCAGACCCAAGAAATGAAGCTTCGGCAAAAGAATTCGAAGGAATGAAAACCAAGGAAGAAATCAGAGCTTATTTGATTAAATCTGGAAAATTCACTTCTCCTGCTGAAATTGAAAAAGAGACCACAAAAATTTATAAAAACAACCAGATCCTACGCACCATCCGTGATATGGAAGCGCTTGGAAATACGATCATTTATCAATCTTTAGATCTTTGTGATGAAGAAGGATTAAGCAACCTAATCAGCGGTATTTATGAAAAATACAACCGTTTAGATGGAGTAATCCACGGAGCAGGTCTTTTAGAAGATAAATTATTCAAACAAAAAACCACTTCCTCATTCGGACGTGTATTTGATACCAAAGTAAAACCACTTCGTGTATTGGCTGAACAGCTTCGTACAGACTGCCAGTTCGTTGTTCTATTCTCAAGTATCGCATCGGTATACGGCAACAAAGGACAGACAGATTATGCGGCTGCCAACAGTGTACTGGATGATTACGCTAACGCTCTGAATAAAAGATTAAAAGGAAAGGTTATCTCCATCAACTGGGGACCTTGGAAAGGAGCAGGAATGGTTTCTTCCACCCTTGAATCTGAATACGAACGTAGAGGAATTTCCATGATTCCATTGGATGAAGGAAAAGAAATCTTCCTTAACGAAATAAAATATGGAACTGAAAGCCAAGTGCTTATCATGTCAGGAAATAATTGGTAA
- a CDS encoding type I polyketide synthase, translated as MKKTDVAVIGLSCVFPGAQDAHTFWQNIVNKVDSTQSAPADRIDPVHFSDATNPVDRFYCQRGGFIPDYEFNPTSFGILPLAVEGTEPDHLLTLDLVQKALEDAGVFQKNTSLEKAGIIIGKGNYTGPGATRAIEIVRTGEQISSLLQELLPQVSSADIEKVKHAFQERKGRFAADTAMGLIPNLVASLVANRFDLGGVAFTVDAACASALIAVDHAVQELQRGRSDMMIAGGVHTGQNAAFWSIFAQLGAMSRQQQIKPFSMDADGLLIGEGCGFVVLKRLEDAVRDQDKIYAVIKGVGVSSDGNGTSVMSPSVKGQLKALEQAWINADLDKNKVGYLEAHGTGTPLGDKTELQTLAQFFGKEEAAPVAGIGSVKSNIGHAMPAAGIAGLIKTCLALHHDTLPPTLYCENPTADMQNTRFEPVQEAKNWSKTGLPKVAAVNAFGFGGINAHVVLEGYDMPKKDTVLLLARPTHAELVSALKNNETITGEGDFRVAIFDPTPARVEKALKIVSKNLIWKNKQDIWYTSTPLLKDGGKVAFVFPGLDGLAKGEVDSVSRYFGLTAPIETEGEGLLTDALNIFNNCSILDNSLKKLGIIPDMNAGHSLGEWLAGYSSELAEANSVKALIDVLNPETFELKDSKFIAIGAGIEVVQPFISEISDLYISNDNCPNQVILCGSNAALDELVPLLKSKQIFHQVLPFQSGFHSPFIADKLDVILAGMEKAQFQKTKIPLWSATTLEPYPADQAAIRKLSAEHLVEPVRFRELTDKLYEEGARVFIQVGTGGLIGFIDDTLKGKAFSTIPSSVPARSALAQLQRVVASLFVEGKTIALDFLELQQQSKKASGKGIKLELGSPIIRNFKEVKALAQAFETPKQYTASASAMTAKSGHPLVQAFQDNVNDMIRMQEEVLTLFQNRPEITIPRPAQVAPVAQYAAPQAPRSTTFTKDLYVTLESHPYLIDHSLLRQPKGWAHVADMEPVIPMTMIFEQLAEIAEAEIPGTLIHKIMNVSVFQWMNVAQPFEKTVKGQWRGENHAYLDIENFANAEVTLKSGPIPTPPFNLSIGDLLPIERTPEEIYDAHMFHGDKYQGITEVSAVGTKGIIGKIKGNGGKGSLLDNAGQLFGLWLQLTLVKDRIAFPVKIRDIEFFGDMHDQEGIFECTCMQTELNDEFAIANIVLKRDGKVWCAITGWQNRRLEIDAALWNVSMSPLHNRLSEEIAPEVFFFHQAYTRVASWDFILKRYFNQTEKQHHQQLLPNKKKNWMVSRVAVKDAVRNLLRQEKNHACFPITFEIRSDEVGKPYLISDFTEDIHISLAHKGKEAVGIARYGKSVGIDMELMEERSEGFYDLVFTDNELALLKGKDQAEWTTRFWVAKEAYGKFLGTGLKGNPKAFEVELIKDDHLWINNIEIKTIKHKNYIIGWTL; from the coding sequence ATGAAAAAAACAGATGTTGCTGTAATTGGACTATCCTGCGTCTTTCCCGGGGCGCAGGATGCCCATACTTTTTGGCAGAATATTGTCAATAAAGTAGATTCTACCCAATCCGCTCCGGCAGATAGGATAGATCCGGTACACTTTAGTGATGCCACCAACCCTGTCGATCGTTTCTATTGCCAACGAGGCGGGTTTATTCCTGATTATGAGTTTAATCCTACCAGCTTTGGAATTTTACCCCTTGCTGTGGAAGGAACTGAACCCGATCATTTACTGACCCTAGATTTAGTTCAGAAAGCTTTGGAAGATGCCGGAGTATTTCAAAAGAATACTTCCCTTGAAAAAGCAGGAATTATCATTGGAAAAGGAAATTATACCGGGCCGGGAGCTACCCGTGCCATTGAAATTGTAAGAACCGGAGAGCAGATCTCCTCCTTATTACAGGAATTGCTGCCTCAGGTATCTTCTGCTGATATTGAAAAAGTAAAACATGCTTTCCAGGAAAGAAAAGGACGTTTCGCTGCTGACACTGCCATGGGATTGATTCCCAATCTGGTAGCTTCATTGGTAGCCAACCGTTTTGATCTTGGAGGCGTTGCTTTTACTGTGGATGCCGCTTGTGCCAGTGCTTTAATCGCTGTAGATCATGCTGTACAGGAACTTCAGAGAGGTCGTTCTGATATGATGATCGCCGGAGGTGTTCACACCGGACAAAATGCTGCTTTCTGGAGTATTTTTGCTCAATTAGGAGCAATGTCCCGTCAACAACAGATCAAACCCTTCAGTATGGATGCTGATGGATTACTGATTGGAGAAGGTTGTGGTTTCGTCGTGTTAAAACGATTGGAAGATGCTGTTCGCGATCAGGATAAAATCTATGCAGTGATCAAAGGTGTGGGTGTCAGTAGTGATGGTAATGGAACCAGCGTGATGAGCCCATCCGTAAAAGGTCAGCTGAAAGCGTTAGAACAAGCCTGGATCAATGCTGATCTGGATAAAAATAAAGTAGGTTACCTTGAAGCTCATGGAACCGGAACTCCGCTTGGAGATAAAACAGAACTTCAGACCTTAGCACAGTTTTTTGGGAAAGAAGAAGCTGCTCCGGTAGCAGGAATCGGTTCTGTAAAATCCAATATCGGCCATGCCATGCCGGCTGCCGGAATCGCAGGATTAATTAAAACCTGTCTGGCTTTACACCACGATACTTTACCACCAACCTTATACTGTGAAAATCCTACTGCAGACATGCAGAACACAAGATTTGAACCTGTACAGGAAGCTAAAAACTGGTCAAAAACCGGACTGCCAAAAGTAGCAGCAGTCAACGCTTTCGGATTTGGTGGAATCAATGCACACGTTGTTCTTGAAGGCTATGATATGCCGAAAAAAGACACGGTATTGCTATTAGCGAGACCTACCCACGCTGAATTAGTTTCTGCATTAAAAAATAATGAAACTATAACAGGTGAAGGAGATTTCAGAGTAGCGATATTCGATCCTACGCCTGCAAGAGTAGAAAAAGCCCTTAAAATTGTTTCTAAAAACCTGATCTGGAAAAACAAACAGGACATCTGGTACACTTCTACCCCATTATTAAAAGATGGCGGTAAAGTAGCCTTTGTATTCCCTGGATTAGATGGACTGGCAAAAGGTGAAGTAGACAGTGTTAGCCGTTATTTCGGATTAACAGCGCCTATAGAAACTGAAGGAGAAGGCCTTTTAACCGATGCTTTAAACATCTTCAACAATTGCAGTATCCTTGACAATTCATTGAAAAAACTGGGAATTATCCCGGATATGAATGCAGGACACAGTTTAGGAGAATGGCTGGCAGGATATTCATCTGAGCTGGCAGAAGCCAATTCTGTAAAAGCCCTAATTGATGTATTGAATCCGGAAACTTTTGAACTAAAAGATTCTAAATTTATTGCCATCGGAGCCGGAATTGAGGTCGTGCAGCCTTTTATTTCAGAAATTTCAGACCTGTATATTTCTAACGATAACTGTCCTAATCAGGTGATTCTTTGTGGTAGCAATGCCGCATTGGACGAATTGGTTCCGTTATTAAAATCAAAACAGATCTTCCATCAGGTACTTCCGTTCCAATCCGGATTCCACTCTCCTTTTATCGCTGATAAACTGGATGTGATCCTTGCCGGAATGGAAAAAGCACAGTTCCAGAAAACAAAGATTCCGTTATGGTCTGCGACGACTTTAGAACCTTATCCAGCAGATCAGGCAGCGATCAGAAAACTGAGTGCCGAGCATTTGGTAGAGCCTGTCCGTTTCCGTGAACTGACCGATAAACTATACGAAGAAGGCGCCAGAGTATTCATTCAGGTAGGTACCGGCGGGCTGATCGGGTTTATTGATGATACTTTAAAAGGAAAAGCATTCAGCACCATTCCTTCCAGTGTCCCTGCCCGTTCTGCATTGGCACAGCTACAACGTGTTGTCGCTTCGTTATTTGTAGAAGGAAAAACCATTGCTCTTGACTTTTTAGAGCTTCAACAGCAATCAAAAAAAGCATCAGGAAAAGGCATTAAACTGGAATTAGGTTCCCCTATTATCCGAAACTTTAAAGAAGTAAAAGCCTTAGCTCAAGCCTTTGAAACACCAAAACAATACACTGCCTCAGCTTCAGCCATGACTGCCAAAAGTGGTCATCCGTTGGTACAGGCATTCCAGGACAATGTTAATGATATGATCCGTATGCAGGAAGAAGTTCTTACTTTATTCCAAAACCGTCCGGAGATTACCATTCCACGTCCTGCTCAGGTTGCTCCTGTAGCACAATATGCAGCTCCACAAGCACCGAGAAGTACAACTTTCACAAAAGATCTGTACGTAACGCTTGAAAGTCATCCATATCTGATCGACCACAGCTTATTAAGACAGCCTAAAGGTTGGGCTCATGTAGCCGATATGGAACCGGTAATCCCGATGACCATGATCTTTGAGCAGCTGGCAGAAATTGCAGAAGCAGAAATACCGGGAACACTGATTCATAAAATCATGAATGTAAGTGTATTCCAATGGATGAACGTAGCGCAGCCTTTTGAGAAAACAGTAAAAGGACAATGGCGTGGCGAAAACCATGCGTATCTGGATATTGAGAACTTCGCCAATGCAGAAGTCACCCTAAAATCAGGTCCTATCCCTACTCCACCCTTCAATCTTTCCATTGGTGATCTTTTACCGATTGAAAGAACCCCTGAAGAAATTTATGATGCACACATGTTCCATGGAGACAAATACCAGGGAATTACTGAAGTTTCAGCCGTTGGAACCAAAGGAATCATAGGAAAGATCAAAGGAAACGGCGGAAAAGGATCTCTATTGGACAATGCCGGACAGTTATTTGGGCTTTGGCTTCAACTTACTTTAGTGAAAGACCGTATAGCTTTCCCGGTGAAGATCAGAGATATTGAATTCTTCGGAGACATGCACGATCAGGAAGGTATTTTTGAATGTACCTGTATGCAAACTGAGCTTAACGATGAGTTTGCCATTGCTAATATCGTTCTGAAAAGAGACGGAAAAGTATGGTGTGCCATCACAGGCTGGCAGAACAGAAGACTGGAAATTGATGCTGCACTGTGGAATGTTTCCATGTCACCATTGCATAACCGCCTTTCTGAAGAGATTGCTCCTGAAGTATTCTTCTTCCACCAGGCTTATACCAGAGTCGCCTCATGGGATTTTATCCTGAAAAGATATTTCAACCAAACGGAAAAACAGCATCATCAGCAATTATTACCAAACAAAAAGAAAAACTGGATGGTAAGCCGTGTAGCGGTAAAAGATGCCGTTAGAAACCTTCTTCGTCAGGAAAAAAATCATGCCTGCTTCCCAATCACCTTTGAGATCCGTTCAGATGAAGTCGGAAAACCTTACCTCATCAGTGATTTTACAGAAGACATTCATATTTCACTCGCTCACAAAGGAAAAGAAGCTGTGGGGATTGCGAGATATGGAAAATCTGTAGGAATTGATATGGAACTCATGGAAGAACGCAGCGAAGGATTCTATGACCTGGTATTTACAGACAATGAATTAGCCTTATTAAAAGGAAAAGA
- a CDS encoding nitronate monooxygenase produces MKNLTIIGLTPFEKPDVNLMPKLHQAGIFPVLSLGQELTTAQAALSQLEETALPSYGIYVSNEKLSTLQLPEKVRFAILPFGMTVSQHSNLDIIYQITSLEEAKQAEQSGAKGIIIKGNEAGGQIGYESTFVLFQRIINEIKSIPVWVQGGIGLHTASAVKALGATGVVLDSQLALFLESSVPKDIKDLCSKLNGTETKIIADHRVLVRPNSPSLPDDITSDHLKQYFADLDISKSYIPMGQDISLATDLYEEFRTLKKLAFGLKEAMHGHLKQAKALQVIDQNNPLAQELGLKYPIAQGPMTRVSDVPGFANAVAEAGALPFVALSLLKGNSAKSLVMETKELAGNKTWGVGILGFAPQELRDEQTSYILEAQPPVVLIAGGRPAQAKIFEKAGIKTFLHVPSPALLDIFLKEGAKSFIFEGRECGGHVGPLSSMVLWEKQIERILKEDHPENISVFFAGGIHNDFSTAFVSIMAAPLAARGVKVGVLMGTAYLYTQEAVQTGAIQEEFQLQAMQAKDTVLLETAPGHETRCLNTSFANHFNTEKAKLLAAGTDKKKYGKSWKNLM; encoded by the coding sequence ATGAAAAACTTAACCATTATTGGACTAACGCCTTTTGAAAAGCCGGATGTCAACCTTATGCCTAAATTGCATCAGGCGGGTATATTTCCTGTCCTTAGCTTAGGCCAAGAGTTGACGACCGCGCAGGCAGCACTTAGTCAACTGGAAGAAACAGCCCTACCCTCTTATGGTATATATGTTTCTAATGAAAAACTTTCAACTCTTCAACTTCCTGAAAAGGTAAGATTTGCGATCTTACCATTCGGAATGACGGTTTCCCAACATTCTAATCTGGATATCATTTATCAGATAACCAGTTTAGAAGAAGCAAAACAGGCTGAGCAATCAGGAGCCAAAGGAATCATCATCAAAGGAAATGAAGCTGGAGGTCAAATAGGTTATGAATCTACATTTGTATTGTTCCAGCGCATTATTAATGAAATCAAAAGCATTCCGGTGTGGGTACAGGGGGGAATAGGACTCCATACTGCCTCAGCCGTGAAAGCTTTAGGAGCAACAGGAGTTGTACTGGACAGCCAACTGGCTTTGTTCCTCGAAAGTTCTGTCCCAAAAGATATCAAGGATTTATGTTCAAAACTTAACGGAACTGAAACTAAAATTATTGCCGATCACAGAGTATTGGTAAGACCTAATTCTCCTTCGTTACCGGATGATATCACTTCTGACCATCTTAAACAATATTTTGCAGATCTTGACATCAGCAAGAGCTACATCCCAATGGGACAGGACATTTCCCTGGCCACTGATCTGTACGAAGAATTCAGAACCCTAAAGAAACTGGCTTTCGGACTTAAAGAAGCGATGCATGGTCACCTGAAACAGGCAAAAGCTCTTCAGGTTATTGATCAGAATAATCCATTAGCTCAGGAACTTGGATTAAAATACCCCATTGCACAAGGACCAATGACCCGTGTAAGTGATGTTCCCGGATTTGCCAATGCAGTAGCAGAAGCCGGTGCCTTACCTTTTGTTGCTTTATCCTTATTGAAAGGAAACTCTGCAAAATCTTTAGTAATGGAAACAAAAGAATTAGCAGGGAATAAAACATGGGGTGTAGGAATTTTAGGATTTGCGCCTCAGGAATTAAGAGACGAACAGACTTCTTACATCCTTGAAGCACAGCCACCAGTTGTACTGATTGCCGGAGGAAGACCTGCACAGGCTAAAATATTTGAAAAAGCAGGAATAAAGACGTTCCTGCACGTTCCATCTCCCGCCCTGTTGGATATTTTCCTTAAAGAGGGAGCCAAAAGCTTTATTTTCGAAGGCCGTGAATGCGGTGGGCACGTAGGTCCATTATCCAGCATGGTTCTTTGGGAAAAACAAATTGAACGTATATTAAAAGAAGACCATCCGGAAAATATCAGTGTATTTTTTGCTGGTGGAATCCATAATGATTTCTCAACGGCATTCGTTTCTATCATGGCTGCTCCATTAGCTGCCAGAGGGGTAAAAGTGGGTGTATTGATGGGAACTGCTTACCTGTATACTCAGGAAGCTGTACAAACAGGAGCCATTCAGGAAGAGTTCCAGCTGCAGGCAATGCAGGCTAAAGATACTGTTTTATTGGAAACTGCTCCGGGACATGAAACCCGTTGTTTAAATACTTCATTTGCCAACCACTTCAATACCGAGAAAGCTAAACTTTTAGCGGCCGGAACAGATAAAAAGAAGTATGGGAAAAGCTGGAAAAACTTAATGTAG